One segment of Oceanispirochaeta sp. DNA contains the following:
- a CDS encoding HAD family hydrolase, whose protein sequence is MPEGIFNLKIKAMNQKLLNSSMISIDKAHTSLQNMANSFSSLSVIETNMTPLIYYDPDIKAVLFDIYGTLLISEAGDIGLTALDQGEDRLFTIESLNDKREIRFNRIKSILLERIKAHHECIKNESTWIQYPEVDIISLWDEVFQILDFREYNADILSTTALNFEVFSNKVWLMPGIVPLFEFFRGKSFLLGIVSNAQFYTPLLFEHLLGKSLKELGFEEKFISWSFQVQCGKPDPRIFKNPLIHLNRMGIENHEILYVGNDMLNDVVTASVLGLKTALFAGDRRSLRMREEDTRVMDISPNYIITELNQLKIILEEGLNEE, encoded by the coding sequence TTGCCAGAAGGAATATTTAATCTTAAAATCAAGGCTATGAATCAGAAATTATTAAACAGTTCTATGATTTCAATTGATAAAGCTCATACTTCTCTACAGAACATGGCCAACTCATTTTCTTCCCTCTCTGTCATCGAAACAAATATGACTCCCCTGATTTACTATGATCCCGATATAAAAGCGGTTCTCTTTGACATTTATGGAACACTGCTGATTTCAGAAGCCGGGGATATTGGTTTGACCGCACTGGATCAGGGTGAAGACAGACTCTTTACTATCGAATCTTTGAATGATAAAAGGGAAATCCGATTTAACAGGATTAAATCCATTCTTTTAGAACGGATTAAAGCTCATCATGAATGTATTAAAAATGAATCAACCTGGATACAATATCCTGAAGTTGATATTATCAGTCTTTGGGATGAAGTCTTTCAGATTCTGGATTTTCGGGAGTACAATGCTGATATTCTCAGCACTACAGCATTGAATTTTGAAGTATTCAGCAATAAGGTCTGGTTAATGCCGGGAATTGTCCCGCTTTTTGAGTTTTTTCGAGGCAAGAGTTTTTTACTTGGTATCGTTTCAAATGCTCAGTTTTACACTCCCCTTCTGTTTGAGCACCTGCTGGGAAAGTCTTTGAAAGAGTTGGGTTTTGAAGAGAAATTCATCTCCTGGTCTTTTCAGGTTCAATGCGGAAAACCTGATCCCCGGATTTTTAAAAATCCTCTGATTCATTTAAATAGAATGGGGATCGAGAATCATGAAATCCTTTATGTCGGCAATGACATGCTGAATGATGTTGTCACCGCATCTGTTCTGGGTTTAAAAACAGCACTTTTTGCGGGAGACCGTCGATCACTGCGAATGAGGGAGGAGGATACAAGAGTCATGGATATATCCCCCAATTATATCATCACAGAACTGAATCAATTGAAAATAATTCTGGAGGAAGGATTAAATGAAGAATAA
- a CDS encoding chorismate mutase — translation MEMVKAVRGAISLATNSEDELTRCVDSLYNELMRINKLTAKDLISIIFSQTEDISFNPAKALRLSNNLNETALFCTQEPVCEDFTSKRMLRILMTFNTDRKEKAIPVYLGNAQTLRQDIAASPT, via the coding sequence ATGGAAATGGTAAAAGCGGTCAGGGGAGCCATATCTCTCGCCACAAACAGTGAGGATGAACTCACTCGCTGTGTAGACAGTCTATACAATGAACTGATGAGAATAAATAAATTGACTGCAAAGGATCTGATCAGCATCATATTCTCTCAGACAGAGGACATCAGCTTTAATCCGGCAAAGGCATTGCGCCTGTCTAATAATCTGAATGAGACAGCCTTGTTCTGTACTCAGGAACCGGTTTGTGAGGACTTTACTTCCAAAAGAATGCTTCGTATCCTCATGACCTTTAATACAGACAGAAAAGAAAAGGCTATACCTGTCTATCTGGGAAATGCTCAAACCCTCAGACAGGATATTGCTGCTTCTCCAACTTAA